A stretch of the Thermincola ferriacetica genome encodes the following:
- a CDS encoding Crp/Fnr family transcriptional regulator gives MPRHLLCLRELPLFQGLSDTDFYSICPGVINRSVAKGQFLFRQGEDHRTVYLIKSGKFKLIQNTEDGREIIISIVGPGEVLGETALFQDHELHFSAVALENARLCGFSRQDLEMVIQRNPGFAVKIISHLARKLNTIMQQVSETSGVSVKEKLLRLLIRLANEYGKVASDMTIIELNITQQEMGNLIGASRVKVSQVLSGLRDAGIVSKHGKYYTIKTDFCLKNAVFSEKQ, from the coding sequence ATGCCTCGTCATCTCCTTTGTTTAAGGGAATTACCGCTATTTCAAGGGCTAAGTGACACCGATTTTTACAGTATTTGCCCGGGGGTGATAAACAGGTCAGTTGCTAAAGGGCAGTTCTTGTTCAGGCAAGGAGAAGACCACCGTACTGTCTATTTAATAAAATCTGGGAAATTTAAACTTATTCAAAATACAGAGGATGGAAGGGAAATAATTATTTCTATCGTCGGTCCTGGGGAAGTGCTGGGGGAAACAGCTTTATTTCAGGATCACGAGTTGCATTTTAGCGCAGTTGCTTTAGAAAATGCACGATTGTGCGGTTTTAGTAGACAGGATTTGGAAATGGTCATTCAACGCAATCCTGGTTTTGCCGTAAAGATAATAAGTCACTTGGCTCGCAAATTGAATACAATTATGCAGCAAGTTAGTGAGACTTCAGGGGTATCTGTTAAAGAAAAGCTGCTAAGGTTGTTAATTCGGCTGGCCAACGAATATGGGAAAGTGGCATCCGATATGACAATAATTGAGTTAAATATAACGCAGCAGGAAATGGGCAACTTAATTGGAGCTTCCCGCGTCAAGGTGTCCCAGGTTTTATCAGGGTTAAGGGACGCGGGAATTGTCAGCAAACATGGTAAATATTATACAATAAAAACAGATTTTTGTCTTAAAAATGCCGTTTTTTCTGAAAAACAATAG
- a CDS encoding pyridoxamine 5'-phosphate oxidase family protein: MGKLTAEMKKFIEDVKLCVAATADSNGMPNASFKGTIQVLDDENLVFADIFSAKTRKNLQENNKICIVVADHKKMVGYQFKGEAELLDQGELYDKVCSAVEGLNLNLPKPTYVVKIKVTEIYPAPAAS, encoded by the coding sequence GTGGGTAAGTTAACGGCTGAAATGAAAAAATTTATTGAGGACGTTAAATTATGTGTTGCTGCCACGGCTGACAGCAACGGGATGCCTAATGCATCATTCAAAGGAACGATTCAGGTTCTGGACGACGAAAATTTAGTTTTTGCTGACATTTTTTCAGCCAAAACCAGAAAAAACTTACAGGAAAATAATAAAATATGTATCGTCGTGGCAGACCACAAGAAAATGGTCGGGTACCAGTTTAAAGGGGAAGCTGAACTCCTGGATCAGGGTGAACTCTACGATAAGGTTTGTTCTGCGGTGGAAGGGTTAAATTTAAATCTTCCAAAACCTACATATGTGGTAAAAATAAAAGTAACTGAGATTTACCCTGCGCCTGCAGCCAGTTAA